The stretch of DNA CCTGTCGAAGACCTACCTGGACTGGGCGCGCCGCAACTTCTCCCTCAACGGTTTCTCCGACAAGAACCGCCTGGAGCAGGGCGACGTGATGGCCTGGCTGGAAGCCAGCCGCGATGAGTTCGACATGATCTTCATCGACCCGCCGACCTTCTCCAACTCCAAGCGCATGGAAGGCATCTTCGACGTGCAACGCGACCACGTGCAGTTGCTGGACCTGGCCATGGCACGCCTGGCGCCGGGCGGCGTGTTGTACTTCTCGAACAACTTCCGCAAGTTCCAGCTGGAAGACAACCTCGTCGAGCGGTATGCCGTCGAAGAGATCAGCGACAAGACCATCGACCCGGATTTTGCGCGTAACGCCAAGATCCATCGGGCGTGGAAAATCACCGCGCGCTGATCACTGCGTTCTGAAGCCGCAGGCCCGGATCATTCCGGCCTTGCGGCTTTTTTTTGCGCTGGTCAAACGCAAGTCCTGTGGCTATAACTTAGGGCCTGGCCAAAGTGACGCACCCGCACGCTGGCGTTCTGAGTCTTGTCTATGCCGCTGCATGCCGTCCGCCCGAAAATCCTAGGCTTTATCAGTGAGCAGGTGTCGGCGTGGCTGGTGGCGGTGGTGGTGTTGCTGGGCGGTATCGCGCTGACGATTGTCGTCGCCTGGGCCGCGTCCGAGCTTTACCAGCAGCAGATGCGCCAGCGCTTTCAACTGCTGGTCAACGAGCGCTACAGCCGTCTCCAGGAGCGTTTCGAGGACCAGGAACAACGCCTGGGCAGCCTGCGGCGGTTCTTCGTCAATTCAAATACAGTCTCGCGCAAAGAGTTCGAAGGGTTCGCGCAGCCCTTGCTGTTGCGTACCCGCGCCTATGCCTGGGCACCCCGGGTTTTGCGTGACCAGCGCGGTGCGTTCGAGCAGGCAATCACGGCGGAGCGCGGTGCGAATTTCTCCATTCGTGAATTGAATGCGGCGGGCGAACTGACCCCGGCGACTGATCGCGATGAGTATGTGCCGGTGCTGTACAGCCAGACCCAGAGCATTCTCGGCTCGCCGCTGGGTTTTGACCTGTTGGCCCAGCCACTGCGGCGCTCGACGGTGGAGCGTGCGCAACAGTCAGGGAAGATGGCGGTGTCCCAGCCCATGCAACTGGTGGGTGTGGAGCCGGCCTATGCCATGGGTGTATTGCTGGTGGCACCGGTCAGCCGGGCACCGACGACACAAGTGCCCAACAGTGAACCTTACGGCTACGTCATGGCGGTGATCAGCATGCGCCAGCTGGTGGCCGATGGCTTGCCCAAGGCCGCACGGGACAACCTGGTGATGCAGATTGTCGACACCTCCGATGCAGAGCAACGGGTGTTGTACGAATCCAGCAACCCCGTGGCAGACAGTGACCTGGTGGCAGCACGCCGGCTGACGCTCGGCGACCACGTCTACGCCTTGAGCCTGCGCCCCAGCCAGGTGTTCCAGCAGGGCAATCACTCGTCGCTGGTCAGTATCCTGGTCATGGGCAGCCTGCTGAGTGTGCTGCTCAGTGCGTTGCTCTACGTGGTGGTCAGCCAGCGCCAGCGCGCATTGAAGCTGGTGGAGCAGCGCACCGCCCAATTGCGTCAGCGGGAACAGGAGCTGCGAGGCACCCACGGCCAACTGCGCAGCGTGCTCAATGCGGCCACCCAGGTGGCGATCATCGCGACGGACTTGCGCGGTGTGATCACCACCTTCAACGCCGGCGCCGAGCAGATGCTGGGCTTTGAAGCACAAGAGGTACTGGGCCACCTGACCCTCGAAAGCCTGCACCTGGCCCCCGAGCTGGAAGCCCGTGCCGCGCAATTGAGCGCAATCCTCGGCAAGCGCATCGCGCCAGCCCAGGCGATGCTGGTGGACAGCGCCGATGCAGTGCATGAGGCCCGCGAGTGGACGCTGGTACGCAAGGACGGTAGCCAACTGACGGTAAACATGCTCGCCACTGTTCTGCTGGACGAGCATGGCCTGTGGGTCGGGCACCTGGCGATCTGCCTGGATGTCACCGAGCAGAAGCGCGCCTATGAGGCACTGGCCGCGCGGGACCGCCTGCTGAAGAAACTCAGCGCCCATGTGCCCGGCGGTATTTTCCAGTTCATCCTGGAACCGAACAATGTCTCGCGTTTCATTTATGCCAGCGATGGCATCCGCGACATCTACGAAATCGAGCCTGGGGTGTTGCAGCAGGATGCGCGAAAGGTCTTCGAGCGGATTCATCCGCTGGATGTCGAGCGGGTACGGGAGTCCATTCGCCTGTCCACCCTGCAACTGAGCCATTGGCGTGAAGAATACCGGGTGCAGTTGCCCCATCGGGGGCTGCGCTGGGTTCGCGGTGAGGCGACGCCGGAAGAGCTGGCCGGTGGCGGTACGTTATGGCATGGCTATGTGTCGGATATTTCCGATCTCAAGCGGGTCGAGGAAGAGCTGCGGGCGCTGTCGATTACCGATTCCCTGACCGGCATTCATAACCGACGCTACTTCCAGGACCGGCTGAAGGCCGAGATGATCCGGGTCAAGCGTGCCTCGGGGGCGTTGTCGGTGATCATGTTCGACATCGATCACTTCAAGCGCATCAACGACCAGCATGGTCACGCGGTGGGTGATGAAGTGCTCAAGGAGTTATGCCGGCGCATCAGCCAGCGGTTACGACGCACGGATGTGTTTTGCCGGCTGGGCGGCGAGGAGTTTGTGGTGCTGTGCGCCAGTACCGACGGCAGCCAGGCGTTCAATGTTGCCCTGGAGTTGTGGCAGGCGTTGCGCGGTGAGCCGATGGAAGGTGTCGGCACGGTGACGGCGAGCTTCGGGGTCGCCAGTTGGCGGGTCGAGGAGGGCGTCGACAGCTTGTTGCTGCGGGCGGATTCGGGTGTCTATGCCGCCAAGCAGGCGGGCAGGGACAGGGTTGAGGCGGAGCGGGTGCTTGCCTGAAGTGCACGGCCATTCAAGCTATTAGAGATCAATGTGGGAGCTGGCTTGCCTGCGATAGCATCACCTCGGTATTCCTGATAGACCGAGGCGTCTGCATCGCAGGCAAGCCAGCTCCCGATATTTGCTGCTGTTAGAGGACCGGGGCCGCCGCCGCCAGTTTCGGCTGGCGATACAGGTCCAGCAGCACCTGGTCCAGTACCGAGGACGCGCCCCACGGTTTCGGATCGTTGAGAATCGCCACCACAGCCCAGGTATTGCCATTGTTGTCGCGGCTGAACCCGGCAATCGCCCGCACGGTGTTCAGGGTGCCGGTCTTGACGTGGGCTTCGCCGCGCATGGCCGTGGTCTTCAGGCGTTTACGCATGGTGCCGTCGGTGCCGGCAATCGGCAGCGAACTGATGTACTCCGCTGCGTATGGGCTTCTCCACGCCGCTTGCAGCATGGTCGCCATTTCGCGGGCGCTGACCCGTTCAGCACGGGACAGGCCGGAGCCGTTCTCCATCACCAGGTGCGGCGCGGTGATGCCTTTTTTCGCCAGCCACTGGCGCACCACGCGCTGGGCGGCCTTGGCGTCGTCGCCGTCGGCATCGGTGCGGTACTGCGCACCCAGGCTCAGGAACAACTGCTGGGCCATGGTGTTGTTACTGTATTTGTTGATGTCGCGGATGATCTCCGCCAGGTCCGGCGAGAACGCACGAGCCAGCACTTTGGCGTTCTTCGGTACCGGCGCCTGGATGTCGCGGCCCTGGATGCTGCCGCCCAGTTCCTTCCAGATCGCCCGAACGGCGCCGGCGGTGTAGGTGGCGTGGTCCAGCAACGACAGATACGTCTGCGAACTGCAGCCGTCCGCCAACTGGCCGCTGACGGTCACGGTGACGCTGCCGTCGGCGGCGGTCATCGGGCTGTAGCGCACATCGCCGGTGCATTGCTTGGCGTTGGAGACCTTGACCTGGTTGTCGATGCGGATGCTCGCAATCGGCGGCTCGACCGAGACCAGCACCTTGCCCGAATCATTGCGGGTGACGAAGCGCAGCGCCTTGAGGTTGACCATCAAGGCATCGGGCTTGACCAGGAACGGCTTGTTCTCGTCGTTACCGTCGTCATTGAACTCCGGCAGTTGCGGCGGGATGAAGAAGCCACGGTCCAGCACCAGGTCGCCGGTCACTTGCTGCACGCCATTGGCCCGCAGGTCGCGCATCAGCAGCCAGAGTTTTTCCATGTTCAGCTTGGGGTCGCCGCCGCCCTTGAGGTACAGGTTGCCGTTCAGGATCCCGCCGCTCAGGGTGCCGTCGGTGTAGAACTCGGTTTTCCACTGATGGTTGGGACCGAGCATTTCCAGGGCCGCGTAGGTGGTGACCAGCTTCATGGTCGAGGCTGGGTTGACCGACACGTCGGCGTTGAACACGGTAGGTGTGCCCGGGCCATTGAGGGGAATCATCACCAGGGACAGGGCATTGTTTTGCAGCTTGGCTTTCTGGAGGGCTTCCTGGACCTTGGGCGGCAGGGAAGTGTTGATCGGGGCGGCGGTAACGGAAAAGGCCAGGGGCAGAAGAAAACTGGCGAGTAACAGTGGACGCAAAGATTTGATCATAAGAATTAAAACCCTACTGCTGAGGGGGTAAAAAGGTGAGGGGTATGTACGAAAAATCCCTCAATGGTCATGAAAGTGTCGGCATTATGCCCCAAGGCTGTCGCACTTGTGGCTGAACGATAGCTGCAATTGGCGGTTTTTTTTACTGGCACTCTGCCGCCTGTCCCAGAGAATCGGGCAAAGGCCTGCTTAAACTGCTAAAGTGCCGCCCGTTATTACTTAAGAGGATTGTTCCAATGGCGACTAACCGTTCCCGGCGTCTGCGCAAAAAACTGTGCGTTGATGAATTTCAAGAGCTGGGTTTCGAACTGAACCTGGACTTCAAAGAAGGTTTGGACGATGAAGCGGTTGACGCTTTCCTCGAAGCATTCCTGACTGAAGCGATGGACGGCAACGGCCTGGACTACGTCGGCGGTGATGACTTCGGTCTGGTTTGCAAAGCCACCCGTGGTTCGGTCAACGAAGAACAGCGTGCCGCTGTTGAAGCGTGGCTGAAGGCTCGTCCAGAGCTGACCCGCGTTGAAGTCAGCGCCCTGCTGGACGCTTGGCACCCAGAAAAGCCGATTAACCCGGCAGTCTGATGTCATGAAAAAGCGACCCGCCCGGGTCGCTTTTTCGTTACTGGGTCTAAAGAATCAGGCCTTGCGCCAGTTCAGAATCACCAGCGTCAACACCCCCGCGACAATCCCCCAGAACGCCGAACCGATGGAAAACAACGTCAACCCCGACGCTGTGACCATGAAGGTGATCAACGCAGCTTCCCGTTCCCTGGGTTCATTCATGGCGATGCTCAGGCCATTGATGATCGAGCCAAACAACGCCAGTGCCGCAATCGACAGCACCAGTTCCTTGGGCAGGGCGGCGAATAACGCGGCCAATGTCGCGCCAAACACCCCGGCGATCCCGTAGAAAATCCCGCACCAGACCGCGGCGGTGTAGCGCTTGTTGCGATCCTCATGGGCATGAGGGCCGGTGCAGATCGCCGCGCTGATGGCTGCCAGGTTAATGCCATGGGAGCCAAACGGCGCCAGCACCAGCGAGGCCAGGCCGGTGGTAGTGATCAATGGCGACGCCGGTACGTTATAGCCGTCGGCCCGCAGCACCGCGACACCCGGCATGTTCTGCGAGGTCATGGCCACCACGAACAGCGGGATGCCGATGCTGATGGTCGCGGCCAGGGAGAAGTGCGGCGTGGTCCACACCGGCGTTGCCACTTCCAGGTGAAAGCCACTGAAATCCAGCAGCCCCATCAGCCCGGACAGTGCCGTGCCGATCAGCAGTGCCGCGAGCACGGCATAACGCGGCGACAGGCGCTTGATGACCAGGTAAGTGAAGAACATCCCCAGTACCAGCCCGGTACGGTGCTGCGCGGCGACGAAAATCTCGCTGCCGATCTTGAACAGAATCCCCGCCAGCAAGGCGGCCGCCAGGGACGCGGGGATGCGCTTGACGAGTTTTTCGAAGCTGCCGGTCAGCCCACAGATGGTCACCAGCACCGCGCAGGTGATGTAGGCGCCGATGGCCTCGCCGTAGCTGACGCCGCCCAGGCTGGTGATCAACAGCGCCGCGCCCGGTGTGGACCAGGCAATGGTGATCGGCGTGCGGTAGCGCAAGGACAGGCCAATGCTGCACACCGCCATGCCGATGGAGATCGCCCAGATCCACGAGGAAATCTGCGCGGTGGTCAGGCCGGCAGCCTGGCCAGCCTGGAACATCAGCACCAGGGAGCTGGTGTAGCCGGTCATCATGGCAATGAAACCGGCGACGATGGCCGAAGGCGAAGTGTCGGCCAGTGGGCGTAATCGCGCTTGGGGGACGTCGGACATGGGGCGGTGTTCCTTTTACCGGGCTGTCTGTAGGAGCGAGCTTGCTCGCGAAGGTCGTTAACGATGACGCTGGCATCCTGACTGAATGCGGTGCTTATACGTTTTTCGCGAGCAAGCTCGCTCCTACAAAGGAGAAAGTGCGGAATCAAGCCTAAACTCAAACGTAACGATTCATTGCAATACAGCCGGCGCCGCAAACAGCCGTACAGTGTGTTGGCGCACTGGGTTGTGTACAATGTGCGCTGATTTTACGCGATACTTGCCAGCGACCCTCTGTGCCGTATTACAGTCAACGTCAATTCGCCGCCGTTCTCCCGACCCGAGTGCCCATGAACGAACAGTTGCAGCCCCTCAAGAAACAGCCGCGAGCCGGTAAGGCCGGTCGCAGTGGAACCCAGGACGATATCGTCTACGCGCATATCTTCGAGGCGATCCTCGAACAACGCCTGGCGCCCGGTACCAAATTGAGTGAAGAAGCGCTGGGCGAAATCTTCGGCGTCAGCCGCACCATCATTCGCCGCGCGCTGTCGCGCCTGGCCCATGAAGGCGTGGTACTGCTGCGGCCCAATCGTGGTGCGGTAGTGGCCAGCCCGAGCGTCGAGGAAGCCCGCCAGGTATTCCTCGCCCGGCGCCTGGTGGAGCGTGCGATCACTGAATTGGCGGTGCAGCATGCCACGGCCGAGCAACTGGCCGAGCTGCGGCAGATGGTCAACGACGAGCGCGACAGCTTCTCCCGGGGCGATCGCGGCGCGGGCATCCGGCTTTCCGGCGAGTTCCACCTGAAGCTGGCCGAGGCGGCGAAGAATGCGCCGCTGATCAGTTTCCAGCGCAGTCTGGTGTCCCAGACCTCGTTGATCATCGCCCAGTACGAAAGCGGCAACCGCTCGCACTGTTCCTACGATGAGCACACGCAGTTGATCGACGCGATCGAAGCGCGGGATGCGGATTTGGCGGTGAACCTGATGATGCATCACATGGATCACATCGACAGCAAGCTCAACCTCGATGAGGAAAGCGCTTCTGACGATCTGCATGCAGTGTTCTCGCATCTGTTGCAGACAAAGAAGCCGGGGCGCTCGTCTGTAAAACTGTAATTTTCCAGGCTCGCCACTAACTAAATGTGGGAGCGGGCTTGCTCGCGAAGGCGGTGGATCAGTCAGCATATCCAGCGACTGACACACCGCCTTCGCGAGCAAGCCCGCTCCCACATTTGTTTTGTTGTACCTGTTAAATCAGCGTTGATGCACCAATTGCCCCGCCGCATACGTCTGCAGCACCGCCCGGTCATCCCCCAGTGTCATCAACACAAACAACGTCTCGGCGATGTTATTGGCCTGCTTCAGGCGATAGCTGAGCAGCGGGGTGGCGTTGTAATCCAGTACCAGGAAGTCCGCGTCAGTGCCGGGTTGCAGCGTGCCAATCTTGTCTTCCAGACGCAGCGCCCGCGCACCACCCAGGGTCGCCAGGTACAACGACTTGAACGGACTCAAGCGCGCCCCTTGCAGTTGCATCACCTTGTACGCTTCGTTCAGGGTTTGCAGCAGCGAGAAGCTGGTGCCACCGCCGACGTCCGTACCCAGGCCGACATTCAGCTTGTGCTTCTCGGCCATCGGCAGGTTGAACAAACCGCTGCCCAGGAAGAAGTTCGACGTCGGGCAGAACGCGACTGCCGAACCGGCTTCTGCCAACCGCGCGCATTCGTCGTCGCACAGGTGCACACCGTGGGCGAACACCGAGCGTTCACCCAGCAGTTTGTAATGGTCGTACACGTCCAGGTAGCCCTTGCGCTCCGGGAACAGCTCTTTCACCCATTCCACTTCCTGCAGGTTTTCACTGATGTGAGTCTGCATGTAGAGGTCCGGGTATTCCCCCAGCAGCTGCCCGGCGAGGGTCAGTTGTTCAGGCGTACTGGTCGGTGCGAAACGTGGCGTCACCGCGTAGTGCAAACGGCCCTTGCCGTGCCAGCGCTCGATCAGCGCCTTGCTCTCCGCGTAGCCGGATTCGGCGGTGTCGGTCAAATAGTCCGGCGCGTTGCGGTCCATCATTACCTTGCCGGCGATCATCCGCAGGTCGAGCTTCTCGGCCGCTTCAAAAAACGAGTTCACTGACTGCGGGTGCACGCTGCCAAATACCAGCGCGGTGGTGGTGCCGTTGCGCAGCAGTTCCTT from Pseudomonas sp. NC02 encodes:
- the guaD gene encoding guanine deaminase, which produces MPLTRKAYRAAILHSIADPAEVGIEASYEYFEDGLLVIDNGQISALGHASDLLASLPADIEVTHYQDALITPGLIDTHIHLPQTGMVGAYGEQLLDWLNTYTFPCESQFADKAHAEEVADIFIKELLRNGTTTALVFGSVHPQSVNSFFEAAEKLDLRMIAGKVMMDRNAPDYLTDTAESGYAESKALIERWHGKGRLHYAVTPRFAPTSTPEQLTLAGQLLGEYPDLYMQTHISENLQEVEWVKELFPERKGYLDVYDHYKLLGERSVFAHGVHLCDDECARLAEAGSAVAFCPTSNFFLGSGLFNLPMAEKHKLNVGLGTDVGGGTSFSLLQTLNEAYKVMQLQGARLSPFKSLYLATLGGARALRLEDKIGTLQPGTDADFLVLDYNATPLLSYRLKQANNIAETLFVLMTLGDDRAVLQTYAAGQLVHQR
- the dacB gene encoding D-alanyl-D-alanine carboxypeptidase/D-alanyl-D-alanine-endopeptidase produces the protein MIKSLRPLLLASFLLPLAFSVTAAPINTSLPPKVQEALQKAKLQNNALSLVMIPLNGPGTPTVFNADVSVNPASTMKLVTTYAALEMLGPNHQWKTEFYTDGTLSGGILNGNLYLKGGGDPKLNMEKLWLLMRDLRANGVQQVTGDLVLDRGFFIPPQLPEFNDDGNDENKPFLVKPDALMVNLKALRFVTRNDSGKVLVSVEPPIASIRIDNQVKVSNAKQCTGDVRYSPMTAADGSVTVTVSGQLADGCSSQTYLSLLDHATYTAGAVRAIWKELGGSIQGRDIQAPVPKNAKVLARAFSPDLAEIIRDINKYSNNTMAQQLFLSLGAQYRTDADGDDAKAAQRVVRQWLAKKGITAPHLVMENGSGLSRAERVSAREMATMLQAAWRSPYAAEYISSLPIAGTDGTMRKRLKTTAMRGEAHVKTGTLNTVRAIAGFSRDNNGNTWAVVAILNDPKPWGASSVLDQVLLDLYRQPKLAAAAPVL
- a CDS encoding benzoate/H(+) symporter BenE family transporter — its product is MSDVPQARLRPLADTSPSAIVAGFIAMMTGYTSSLVLMFQAGQAAGLTTAQISSWIWAISIGMAVCSIGLSLRYRTPITIAWSTPGAALLITSLGGVSYGEAIGAYITCAVLVTICGLTGSFEKLVKRIPASLAAALLAGILFKIGSEIFVAAQHRTGLVLGMFFTYLVIKRLSPRYAVLAALLIGTALSGLMGLLDFSGFHLEVATPVWTTPHFSLAATISIGIPLFVVAMTSQNMPGVAVLRADGYNVPASPLITTTGLASLVLAPFGSHGINLAAISAAICTGPHAHEDRNKRYTAAVWCGIFYGIAGVFGATLAALFAALPKELVLSIAALALFGSIINGLSIAMNEPREREAALITFMVTASGLTLFSIGSAFWGIVAGVLTLVILNWRKA
- a CDS encoding diguanylate cyclase, coding for MPLHAVRPKILGFISEQVSAWLVAVVVLLGGIALTIVVAWAASELYQQQMRQRFQLLVNERYSRLQERFEDQEQRLGSLRRFFVNSNTVSRKEFEGFAQPLLLRTRAYAWAPRVLRDQRGAFEQAITAERGANFSIRELNAAGELTPATDRDEYVPVLYSQTQSILGSPLGFDLLAQPLRRSTVERAQQSGKMAVSQPMQLVGVEPAYAMGVLLVAPVSRAPTTQVPNSEPYGYVMAVISMRQLVADGLPKAARDNLVMQIVDTSDAEQRVLYESSNPVADSDLVAARRLTLGDHVYALSLRPSQVFQQGNHSSLVSILVMGSLLSVLLSALLYVVVSQRQRALKLVEQRTAQLRQREQELRGTHGQLRSVLNAATQVAIIATDLRGVITTFNAGAEQMLGFEAQEVLGHLTLESLHLAPELEARAAQLSAILGKRIAPAQAMLVDSADAVHEAREWTLVRKDGSQLTVNMLATVLLDEHGLWVGHLAICLDVTEQKRAYEALAARDRLLKKLSAHVPGGIFQFILEPNNVSRFIYASDGIRDIYEIEPGVLQQDARKVFERIHPLDVERVRESIRLSTLQLSHWREEYRVQLPHRGLRWVRGEATPEELAGGGTLWHGYVSDISDLKRVEEELRALSITDSLTGIHNRRYFQDRLKAEMIRVKRASGALSVIMFDIDHFKRINDQHGHAVGDEVLKELCRRISQRLRRTDVFCRLGGEEFVVLCASTDGSQAFNVALELWQALRGEPMEGVGTVTASFGVASWRVEEGVDSLLLRADSGVYAAKQAGRDRVEAERVLA
- a CDS encoding GntR family transcriptional regulator, with protein sequence MNEQLQPLKKQPRAGKAGRSGTQDDIVYAHIFEAILEQRLAPGTKLSEEALGEIFGVSRTIIRRALSRLAHEGVVLLRPNRGAVVASPSVEEARQVFLARRLVERAITELAVQHATAEQLAELRQMVNDERDSFSRGDRGAGIRLSGEFHLKLAEAAKNAPLISFQRSLVSQTSLIIAQYESGNRSHCSYDEHTQLIDAIEARDADLAVNLMMHHMDHIDSKLNLDEESASDDLHAVFSHLLQTKKPGRSSVKL
- a CDS encoding YggL family protein, which codes for MATNRSRRLRKKLCVDEFQELGFELNLDFKEGLDDEAVDAFLEAFLTEAMDGNGLDYVGGDDFGLVCKATRGSVNEEQRAAVEAWLKARPELTRVEVSALLDAWHPEKPINPAV